TCTGGGAGAGAAGATTCTCGCAGCTGCAACTATCAATTACTAGTTTGCATACCTTGCCATTCACCGTGCATTTGCCCTCAAATATTTTCTTCCATTGTGTGTCATCGGGTTGTGGCGTGGAACATAGGAGACGCTGGATCACACATACCACCTcttcaccttcttcttgacaaacctcTTGTTCATCTACATCTTTAGATTCGTATTCTTCCTCATCATCGtcaccatcatggatagtcgtgttAACAAATTCCCTTAGTGGGCAACCGCTAGATATGTGTCCCTCTTTACCATATTTATATCACTTTGGGCCTTCATTTTCCTTACCCTTGCCTTTAGTTTGCTTCGGGATGGGCCTTCTTTGGTGGAGTGTTATTTTCTTTCACTCTATTAGGTTGGCTCCTAGATGAGCCTTTGGTATGAGGATATGGAGGATATGGAGCCTTAGTTGTCTTTCTCATCCTCACAAGCCTCTCGGCCTTTAAGGCTAGAGCTTGTGCTTGATcaacggaccagatttgttgcaccATCAATTGATCTTGAATAACATCATTGAGACCATTGATGTACCTTGCAACTTGCTGAtcttcagtttcagcaagcttgTACCTCACTTGTAGCCTTAGAAACTCCTCCATGTAATCTGAAACAGTCATATTTCCTTGAGCACAATTTTGAAATTGGATAAATAGGATCTGGTCATAATCAGCGGGCAAAAATCTCCCTTTCAAGAGACTTTTCATTTGCCGCCAAGTTCTCAGACGAGGTTCTCCTCTCAGCCTGCGCTCTTCTTGAACGCGATGCCACCATGCACCGGCTCCTCCTTTCAGCTTGTATGCGACCAAAGGAACTCTACGATCTTCCGGAACCTCCATGACCTCAAAGAAAGTCTCCACTTCATATAACCAATCTAAGCACCCTTCAATATCAACATTTCCATTAAAAGTTGGGATCTCAGCTTTCACCTTGTATGTATCCCTTGCATATGTAGGGTTTGGTACTCTCCGATATGCATAGAGATCAGGATCTTCAAGGGCTTCATCATATTCTTCACCTTCAGAAGTTTCAACATAAATTGACCTTCTTGAAGCACGTTGAACAACATGTTGTTGTGGCGGTCTTGCTCCACGATTACCTCTCCTTCTTCTTTGatgaacatcttcttcttctttagatGAATATCCTTCATTGATAGTAGGGGGGACACCTTTCTTATCATCTCAACCAGCTGATCAAATCTCTGATTAAGATCTTCATGcagctctttgatttgttgttctGCAGCATCCAacctcttctccaattgctccATCGCTTGCTGCAGCTTGCTCTCGAAGATGACAACAAGAACTAGTGTgggtcaacctggctctgataccacctgaAGCAACACAAAGGCTGTGGAGGAGaaactccaccttgctgctacaatgtgtacatcacaagtgttgaaggaacaactTCAACGTGATGCGCTAGATATCGTTCTAGAGGCGAATGCAGGCtgatagggcagcaagagttcaatccagaactcctagatgcacaagatctactccaagatcttagataagaacaacaagttctattataggtagtaGGTACATAGTCTGGTCTACAaagtagaggtgaggacctctatttatagggctttgggaagccttcacatacttctacttatagtTGGAACACTCTAGAAAACATTATTTAGGATTCATCTCTACTCACAACTACTTATAACTAGACAACTCTAGAAACAATGGGTAGGGTAAAGAAAGCAaaagaaatactacactagagtggaagcatctagaagtagccaaatAGATCTGGCATGTGTTTTTTGTTTATtctcatctagtgttcctcatcaGTGGGAGCCTTTTTAGACAAATTTTGGCATATTTGTCACACAATTGCCCGTTTGAAAATTTCTTTGACCACTAGCTTCATCTCACTTTTGTGTTTTATGTTTTCTGTTTCAACAATCGTAGACGAGTAGATTTACATCTAATATTATTTGACCACTAGCTTCATCTCACttttatgttttatgttttctgTTTCAACAATCGTAGACGAGTAGATTTACATCTTCCTATTAGACTGTACAAATGCTACTTAGCTTTGCATGTGGTTTGTTTTACTCACTCCTTACTATCGTTTACCTAGTCCCTTCTAATCTATACAACGCTGCTTTCGAGACAAACGTGGTGATCATCTTGGCCGTGCTCTTCCTCGTGCTGCTTGCTTCCTCTCAACTAGGAAGGTGTTGGGCCCCAAGTGCAAGGGTTTCTAGCAAGCATTTTCCCCCTCAAAGTGGATGACCTTAAGTTTTATCGAATTAGTAGGAGTTTGTCATGCAACCAATTATAAATATATGCACACAAAAATACAAAACTGCCTTAGCCCCCAATGAAACTAGTAAGATTGCCCTTCTTACTAGCCTTGCTATTTACAAGGATTAAACACGAGTATGTATGGAAGATTGTAtttgcaaaaaaaagaaataaaagcaaataaTTGTAAAGAACATTTGATCGAGGTTAAAAGCAACGGAAGAAGAACAGATTGGgatccataggttcactagtggcttttctccaAAAGAAATAGCAAGGTGTGATGAATAAATTACAGCTGCGTATCGATTAAATCGTAGTTTTTATGAGTATGAGTATATATGGCGCAATTTCCTATGAACATCACATCCAAACATCTATATACCATTATCCAACTGCATCTATAGCTAATTCTTCACCCaagaccgttatccagcatgcatttcAAAGTATTAAGTAAAGAAATAGAGTATTGCATTAAGTACTATGACATGAAGTAGATGGTATATTGTCTTGACCCTGCGTTCAAAGGACAACTACACAATCATCTTTTTATACCTAGTGGTAACAATACAGTACAAGCCTTCTCCACTTTCTGTCACTACAGTAGATTATTTGCAAGATTAAACCCAACTAACATACATAACTCCCTCTTGGAGATCAACCatcaaacttggccaaagaaagACAAATACACCAGAGAGCATATATGTATAAGAATTGCGCAACAAATAGACCAAATTTATCTCAAAGAATTCATGGATAGTTCTGATCGTAAAGTGAGAATTTGTCacaccacaacaaacacaccaacaGATTACATCAGATGTATTACAATCATGTAGGGAAGCTCATGTGATCTTTGTAATGAGGAGCAAGGTAGAGAAAAACATCTAGCTACCGCTATGGATCCATAGTCCAAAGGAAACTACTCATGAGCGATCATGGTGACCTTCAAGTTGATGGAGATGGCCCCAGATGATTTTCCCCACCGATCGACACCGAAAGGCCTCCAGATCGGACCACTTCAGAACAGAGAGGTGTGGCGGTGGGAAGTATAACTGAATGATATTTAGGGTTTTCGGATCGAACGAAAAATATAGACGTGGAGAGGCGGTGCATcagagccacaaggggcccacgccGGTTCAGCATGCGGCCACCCCTGGCCACGTTGTGAGGTCGCGTGGTAGATGTGTGTCACCCCTAGGTGGGGCCCATGTCCTCCAGAAGCTTCTCGATGAaaactttttctgtttttttgggaTTTTGGAGCTCCGTAAAATTAATTTTCCTGAAAGCCCCAAAACATGTAGGAAACAACAACTGTTTCTGGGCACTAAGTTGATACCTTAGTCCATAAAAATGTTAAAAGATGGTGCCAAAACTATACCAAAGTGATATAAACATAAcatggaacaagaaaaaattaCAGATACTTTTGAGacatatagcatccccaagcataatccctactcgtcctcgagtaggtagatgacaACACCATATTTTTTGATTGTAAATTCTACTAACATGAATCATGATCAATTTAATGTAATTTAGGTACGATTTTAAAGAATAGCGATGCAATGCAATCGTCTATAGTTGATTAAAAGCAAGTAGAATAAAAAAGTCCAAGTAAGATACCTCTTGCTTTCATACCAAGTTCACCAATGCCTTTAGGTTTAAAGAGTAGCTAGCGTCGTATCATGAAAGCATAATATGCCAAGTCTTCCTTGTATCAAAATTTTTTTGGTCATAAACCAGCTAGAGTGTCGTTCAAGCACATCAACTACACAACCTCCTATTTCAACCAATCAACACTTATGCAATACTTGAGTGCGAGACTTGATCTTTGCACTTCAATGGAAAATGAGAATAATGATGGAGATTTATAAGAAGTCAAAAAGTGAAAGACAGTCTTGCATCAACGCGACTGATCATCAGGCAATGGGGAGTATGTCGATTTTAATACAAGGAGTACGGACTAtcatgcaacatatgcactagagctatgaatataTGAAACCTCTCCAAATGAACTAGTGGAGTGTGCATCCAACATTGCTTGTTCATGAACACCCAGAGCGTTTGAGAAATCTCATCATCGGAATCCACAAGGTAAGTTCTATGATGTGAAAAATCCACAACGAATATATAAACATAAAGCATATGAAAACTCTCTATAAGAAATgcaatggtgctactttgaagcatttATGTATGCAAAAAGGATAGTAGTGTTGCCCCCTGTCttttttctcccattttttttatttggctAGCCTTCATGGCTCTTTTATACCTCACAAGGTAGGGGCAACACCctataatgatgaacaatacactAGTTTATTCATAACTCAACTTAACCAAATAAACATGAGTCTCATGAACGCCTCTGGCAgggtactaggatgtgcaatgatctagcgtaggaatatatatctcagaatggatatgaaaatgtcatgataggtaggaATGGTGCCTCTTTTGAGGAAGATGGGTGTTTTATGTGTACGAGAACAAGAAGAAGCTCTCCCATGGGTTTTTGGTGTACCGACGAATGATGCAACAAGTCCCGATGTGAGAGTGGGCAATGCGAGACACCGAAAAGTATAGCAAATGTGGAATGGGTGAAGCACATGTAAGATCAaaaactcgcattagtcataaagaactcaagtACTTATTATAAGCATCTTGTAATatactttgaaaaatcatataaccaATGCAACTCTTAGGGAGAAGTGTTTGACGCAATTGAAGCCTGTTGCGCATCCCTGACCCATACTACGTGATTTTTACTTACAATGCCCACCAACTTGGACCTCCCTGCAATACCAATGGCCACACTTTTATGTAAATTAATGAAAATGAGGCATCGACTCATTGATATATATGTCATTTCTTCATCTTTTTTTACCGGCACATTCATCTATTACTCTCATTTTATCTCAAAACTATCGCAAAGAATCCTATCTTCAAATTAGAGACTCTGGATTAATTCGTGAAATTTTAATTATACCACCAAAGCATACATATCATTTTAATCACCAACATATTAACCTTGGTGTACAGCTCCCGAGAGGACATCGACGTATGCGCCATATGCCTCGACGAGTTCGTGTACGACGAGAAGGTGCGCGTGTTGCCGCGGTGCGGATATTGCTTCCACGTCTGCTGCATGGATGCCTGGCTGATGTCCCACGACTcccgtcccacatgtcagcgaccggTCATCGGGAAGGGCGGAAGCCAGTGTCCCGCGGAGACGGACACAATCGTCACCATGGCCATTCTGTGAGTCCATGTGCAACGAAGCATGCCATTGCTGACTATCTACCCTACTGTATCCTCTATTCATGTGTGTCTGTTAACTTAATCAGGCCAAATCAGGTCGAATGTGTGCAACCAAACACCATGTAATCTATGAACCAAGCCCAATGCATGCAACCAAATGTTAAGGGAAAATTGCTTCTCTAATGCAGGCATCCCATATGGAGGCTACTAAACTATGTGCACAACATGATTTTTTTGTTTGCATTGCCTCAACTTGTCCCAGTTAAGTCAGAGATGCAAGGATGCAAAAAACATGCAGAGCACCAAACACATCCTTATAGATTGAGGCCTTCAACATAGAATTTCACTTTCATCTAGATTGAGACCAGGGTACCATTGTTCcatgcaacgtcgccaccgccatCTGAATGGGCACCACCTCGAAACCAAGACCTAACCAAAACATGCAAAACTAGGGCCCCCCACCTCCCGCTACCGAAACAGCAAACAAAGGGAAGGAACCATTGGCCTTGTCGGCGGGACGAGGTGGAGGTCTATATAGAGGAGGGATCTGGGAGGTAATTGGGTGAAATGTGTAACTTCTGAAGAAAATCAGAACTACCGAGGATTGTTTTTTAGAACATAGTACAAACGCATACGCTCATATATACGTGCTTACACTTATCCCCATGGACTCACACACATCCTACCCATATGAGCACATTCGAGAGACCGAGCAGACATATTATCTTGAGACTGACGAAGGCACCATAGACACCTCGTAATTGATGAAAACATTTCCTTCCATTAAACACGGATcatcaaaaatcctgaaataaatccaggataatACGAGCATTAGAACTTGAACACTGGTGGACTGGGAATACCActgtccttctaaccatccaaGCACATGTTAATTCGCACTGCCAATGATCGTGGTGCACTTCGTTGCATCAACAAATCAGTGATAAATAGACTGAAAAATAAAAACAACTCAGTGATGAATGATACGAAAATCTGGCTCCTCGCTGTCGACCGGTGGGGAGAGTAGGTCCAGCCCATCAAACGTGACACGCGCGCACCAAAAAATAAGCGTGAAGTAACAAGATTCCATCTTAGCCACTGACACCAAATTTGGATTTAAGGAGCCGGTAGAGGCTCCAGATCGGAAAGCGCAAAGACAAAAGAGCTCTTGTTTCAAAATTTAGGCCACAGTAGCTAGAGCAGGGCAGGGCAGGGCACACCCCGTGCGAAGCTAAGCATGTGCAGCCAGGCTGACACGACGATGCCGTGCCCGCCGCCGTCGCAGGGGCGGCTCATCACCGTGCTGAGCATCGACGGCGGCGGCATCCGCGGCCTCATCCCCTCCACCATCCTCGCCTGTCTTGAGTCCAAGCTCCAGGTTCGTCCATCCGTCTGCAGCTCCACTGTCTAgctgcatcatcttcgtcatcctaGATCGATTGATTGATTGTGACATGCGCTGTGCCTGACAGGAGCTGGATGGGCCGGACGCGCGCATCGCGGCCTACTTCGACGTGATCGCCGGGACGAGCACGGGCGCGCTGGTCACGTCGATGCTGGCGGCGCCCGGCGAGAACAAGCGGCCTCTCTTCGCCGCCAAGGACATCAACCAGTTCTACCTCGACAACGGGCCCAAGATCTTCCCGCAGAGGAGGTACGCACGCACCTCTCCTCCCGGTGGACTACGCACCAAAATTTGGCCGGCGGCGACGTTGATGCCGGCGTTGCTTCGGCGTCGCGTGCAGGTGGGGGTTCCTGACCCCGGTGGCGAACCTGCTCGGCGCGGTGATGGGTCCCAAGTACGACGGCAAGTTCCTGCACGACAAGATCAAGAACCTCACCAATGACGTGACCGTCGCCGACACCGTCACCAACATCGTCGTGCCGACGTTCGACATCAAGTACCTGCAGCCGGTCATCTTCAACACGTACGAGGCCAAGGTGGACCCGCTCAAGAACGCGCACCTCTCCGACATCTGCATCAGCACGTCGGCGGCGCCCACCTACTTCCCGGCGCACCACTTCACGACCCACGACCCCCTGGGCAAGCTGCCAGACCGTGAGTACCACCTCGTCGACGGCGGCGTGGCCGCCAACAACCCCACCATGGTCGCCATGTCCATGATCACCCAGGAAGTGATGCGCCGGAACCCGGACTTCACGCACGGCAAGCCGGCCGAGTACAGCAACTACCTCATCATCTCCATCGGCACCGGGACGGCCAAGCAGGCTGAGAAGTACACCGCGCCCGACTGCGCCAAGTGGGGCGTCCTCCGCTGGCTCAAAGACGGCCGCTTCACCCCGCTCCTCGACATCTTCTCCCATGCAAGCGCCGACATGGTCGACATCCACGCCGCCGTGCTGTTCCAGTCACTACGTGTCGAGAAGAACTACCTACGCATCCAGGACGACTCACTCACGGGGCACACGTCCTCGGTGGATATCTCCACTAAGGAGAACATGCAGGCGCTCATTGAGATCGGCAACAAGCTGCTCAAGATGAGCGTGGCCCGGGTGAACATCGACACGGGGATGTACGAGCCCGTCGATGGCGAGGGCACCAACGAGGAAGCGCTCGCTCGCTTCGCCAAGAAGCTCTCTGACGAGCGCAAGCTACGCCAAACCAACCTCAACTCCTAATAGAGAAGAGGAAGATTCGAGAGAGAGCACACAATATATATTGTAAATTTGTAATGCAATGCTATGTAATGTGGGCGAGTAATTATTTTTTGAAATGAAAGGTTTTATCAATTCTTGGTTATGCATATGAGTATCTAtgttttttcgaaacggaggcataaGATTTGTCTCATCTATTAAATAAGGAGAGAATAGAGCTTAGAGTTTTACAACACGCCCACAAGTACGGCATGGCAATTACTCGCCCACGAAAATATCCCCTAATTTCTTTGCGCCCGCGGTCACCCAAGCTTGGCCTCGTCGACGATGGCGGCGAGTAGGATGGTCAGTGGCACACTCTTATGACAAAACACCCGTGCGTTTCTTTCATTTCAAATCATCCACGAGAAAAGCATGATGAGAGAGGCCAAAAATGAACGGTGCAATATCCTTGGGTTTACGACCAAGAAGCCACGGGAAGCCCCAAAAAGGCGTTTTGGCGCCATCTCCCACCGTGATAGTCGTAGAGGCATAGAAAAACTCATAGTCCTCCGCGGCCCAGGGGCTTCCCAGTCCAACCCATTATTTGCGGGGATCGTTCCATTCGAACCACAACCACTGAAGCTGCAAAGCACGCACGAATTTGTCGGTGTTGAGTACTCGAAGGCCTCCATACTATTTTGGTCTACAAACCACCTCCCAGTTGACCTTGCATTTGGCACCCGTGGTCTTGTCCGGACTGGACCAAAGGAAGACTCTCTCAATCTTGTTCAGGCTATTGACAGAGCCTTGAGGCACGATGAGGGGCGTGATGGAGAACACCGCTTGGGAGGAGATGGCCAACCTAACAAGGGTCATACGACCAATTGTAGTGATGTTTTGGCCCTCCCAGGTAACCAGTTTTCCAGCTGCCTTATCCTCAAGGTATTGGAAATCCACCTTCTTTAATTGCCAAACTGAGTATCTATGTCAAAGAACCATGAAAGAGTTGTCTTCCGGTCTCTGCATTCAAGACTACCACAAGCAAACACACATGAGAATACAAACATAATTGGTATAAATTAACCCGTGAGAGATAAAAAGAAAACTCTCTTCCAATGACATTGGATGGCTCATTATGCCAATATAGTGTAACCGAGTGCTGAAGCCATCTGATGTAATTCAATTGTGAAATCCTGGTTGCCGTAATACGGATATGAAATAGATGGTGTGTTTGATATGCAATGTCAAATTTGATTACtaaatggattatcaataataggccaattagcctgaTTAGTGGGGTTTTCTATTGCTGGTttctcagacaacaccgtgggcgatgaagtaaaaaaaacccacacagtttctagaaagtaggcatgttggatcaatgaacaattacGCACGACTTCCGCTCAACAAATGTTTGCGTTA
This DNA window, taken from Triticum aestivum cultivar Chinese Spring chromosome 1D, IWGSC CS RefSeq v2.1, whole genome shotgun sequence, encodes the following:
- the LOC123171280 gene encoding patatin-like protein 1 gives rise to the protein MCSQADTTMPCPPPSQGRLITVLSIDGGGIRGLIPSTILACLESKLQELDGPDARIAAYFDVIAGTSTGALVTSMLAAPGENKRPLFAAKDINQFYLDNGPKIFPQRRWGFLTPVANLLGAVMGPKYDGKFLHDKIKNLTNDVTVADTVTNIVVPTFDIKYLQPVIFNTYEAKVDPLKNAHLSDICISTSAAPTYFPAHHFTTHDPLGKLPDREYHLVDGGVAANNPTMVAMSMITQEVMRRNPDFTHGKPAEYSNYLIISIGTGTAKQAEKYTAPDCAKWGVLRWLKDGRFTPLLDIFSHASADMVDIHAAVLFQSLRVEKNYLRIQDDSLTGHTSSVDISTKENMQALIEIGNKLLKMSVARVNIDTGMYEPVDGEGTNEEALARFAKKLSDERKLRQTNLNS